CGCTCCACGTTGTCCTTCGCCTCGGCGAAGCGCGCGGGCATGGACTCGGTGACGGTCAGCTCGTGCGAGCCGCCGGTGCCGCGCAGCTCGAACTCCAGGCGCCAGCGCTCGTCCGCGACGTCCGACACGCAGAACAGCTCCAGCGTGCCAATCTCCGTGAGCGCGGCCTGCAGGTGCACCGGCACCTCGCTGACCTTTCCGGACGCGCCCTTGAGCAGCGTGTGGATGGGCGGCAGCGGCTTCAGGTCCTCCGCCAGCGGCACCAGGTCTCCCGGCTTGTCGATGCGGTCGCTCGTCGTGGAGTAGAGCGCGAACTGCACCGGCCGGCCCAGGGTGAGCGTGAAGGGGCGCTCGCCCAGGTCCACCTTCTGGCCCTCCTCGAAGCCGCGGGGAATCAGGCACAGCGTGGGCTGCTCCGCGCTGTCCGGGCCGCGCTGCAACCCCACGTAGTACGCGCGCGCCGCGCCACCGCCGATGCGCAGGCCGTGCCCGCGCCGCACCAGCCCGTAGTACGCGGCGCCGCGCGCCACCGCGAGCTCCAGCGACTCGTGCTTGAGCAGCGGGATGCGCGGCGCCTGCGGCCACCACGCGGACAGCGCGTCGATGAGCCGCGCCGAAATCTGGGGCGAATTGAAGACGCCGCCGTTGAGCAGGATGGCGTCCGGACGGGGCAGGGCGCCTTCGTGCGACGGCGTCTCGCCCAGCGCCGCGAACCCCGCCGCCGCGTGCTGCGCGAGGAAGGCCGCCAGGTGCCGCGTGACGGCCGGGTCCTGCACGTACGGCAGGCCCAGTTCCTGGAGCGCCATGCGCGCCGAACGCCGGGGCCGGTCCCCGGGAGGGGACATGGGGAAGAAGCCATCCAGCACCAGCGCGTGCGCCTCGTCGCGGCCCAGCTCCGTGGACAGCGTGCCGCCCAACAGCCGGCTGCCCTCGCCGATGAGCGACACGCCGTACTTCTCCGGAGGCGCGCGTCCCAGCAGCTCTTCCTTGGCGGTGCGCGCGGCCTGGATGGCCTGCGTCCACTGCGTCGCGGACAGGCGCCGGCCGTTCTGGGTGAGCTTCTCCTCCATGCGCCGGGCGAGCGCCGCGTCCATGTTGTCGCCGCCCAGCATCAGGTGGTCGCCCACGGCCAGGCGCCGCAGCATGGGGCCTTCCGGCGACACGCCGGCGTGCACCAGCGTGAAGTCCGTGGTGCCGCCGCCCACGTCCACCACCAGCACCAGCCGCACCTGGGACAGCGTCTGCTCCAGGTCCGAGCGGTGGCGCGCGGTGTAGTCGTAGAAGGCCGCCTGCGGCTCCTCCAGCAGCGTGAACTTCTCCAGCCCCGCCTTGCGCGCCGCGCTCACCGTGAGGGCGCGCGCCGCCTCGTCGAACGAGGCGGGGACGGTGATGACCACCTCCTGCTTGGAGAGCGGCTCGTCCGGGTGCGCGAAGTCCCACGCCCGGGCCATGTGCGTGAGCAGCAGGGCGGACGCGTCCACCGGGGACAGCTTCCGCACGTCCGCGGGCGCGCCCCACGGGAGGATGGGCGCGGAGCGGTCCACGCCCGGGTGGCACAGCCAGCTCTTGGCGGAGGCCACCAGCCGGCCCGGCACGCGCACGCCCTGCCAGCGGGCCAGTTCGCCCACCACGTAGGGGCCGCCGTCATCGCCCCAGGGCAGGCGCAGCACCTCCGGAGCCAGCTCGTGGCCGGCGGGGACGTAGACGGTGGACGGCAGCAGGGCGCGGGGGGCCACCTCGCCCTGGCGGACGAGCTGGGGCAGGGGGAAGTCCTCGACGGGTGCCCCCGAGCCCTTGCCTGGATCCACGGATGCCACCGCGCAATGGGTGGTGCCCAGGTCGATGCCGACGATTCGCATACGCCTCCGGTGTGCGGGGCCCCTTCTACTCCTTCATGCGCACGTTGAGCTCCAGCTTCCAGCGCCCGGAGCCGTTCTTCTCCAGGCACCGCAGCTCCAGCGTGCCCACCTCCGTCACCGCCGCCTGGAGGTTCACCGGCGTCAGGTCGCCAAAGGGCGTGGGCTGTCCGGGCAGCGTCGTCTCGATGGGCGCCACCTCCTCCAGCCCCCCGGACGCCAGCTCCGACTCCACGTCCTCCACCATCTCGCCCACGCGGTCATCGCGCCGCACGGACGACGCGAAGAAGCGGAAGCTGGTGGGTTCGCCGGTGACGAGCCCGAACTCCTGGGGCGGCACGTCCGCCTGCGTCCCTTCCTCCATCCCGAAGGGCGCCACGCACAGCGCCTTCACCGGCGGCTCCATGCCCGGCACCGCCGGCATCGCCGTCTCCACGCCCACGTAGTAGGCGCGCGCCGTGCCGCCGCGGATGCGCAGGCCGTGGCCCTGACGCACCCAGCCGTAGTACGCCGCGCCGCGGGCCACCGCGAGGTCCAGGTCCGCGCCCTCCAGCTCCTTCGCCGGGGGCGCCCCTTCCGCGGCGAGCCACTGGTTGAGGACCTCCATCACGCGGCCCTTCAGCGGCCCGGCCTTGAAGACGCCGCCGTTGAAGAGCACCGCGGTGGGGTGCAGGAAGCCCTTGCCCGCCACGTCCACCGGCGAGTCCGTGCTGGCCGCCAGCGCCTGCGCCTGCCGGGTGAGGAAGGCCGCCAGGTGCTTCGTGACGGCCGGATCCTGCGCGTACGGCAGCGCCATCTGCGCCAGGCCCGTGCGCCGGGCGGTGCGAGGCAGGTCCGCCACCTGCGTCACCGGGAAGAAGCCATCCGTGAGGACGCGGTCCAGCTCCTCGCGCGTCAACTCCGTGCGCAGCGTGCCGCCGATGAGCGACGAGCCCCGGCCCGGAATCGCGATGGGCACCCGGTCCACGGACGGATCCGCGTACAGCGTCTCCTTCGCCTGCCGGCACCCATAGGTGAGGCCGTTGAACTGCCACGCGTCCAGCTTGCGCCCGTCCGCGGCCATCCGCTGGTTGAGCGTGTGCGCCAGGGCGAGGTCCATGTTGTCGCCGCCCAGCAGGATGTGGTCGCCCACCGCCACGCGGAGCAGCTCCAGGTCGCCCTCGCGGTCCTTCACGGTGATGACGGAGAAGTCGGACGTGCCGCCGCCCACGTCCACCACGAGGATGACTTCCCCCGGATGCACCTGCTTGCGGAAGTTCTCCCCCATCGCCTCCAGCCACGCGTACAGCGCGGCCTGCGGCTCCTCCAGCAGGGTGATGTGCTCGATGCCCGCCGCCTTCGCGGCCTCCAGCGTCAGGTCGCGCGCCGCCGCGTCGAAGGACGCCGGGACGGTGACGATGACCTCCTGCTTCGACAGCGCGTTGCCGGACTCCTCCTGCGCGCGGGCGAAGGTGTGGTCCCACGCCTCCTTCAGGTGGCGCAGGTAGCGCGCGGATGCATCCAGCGGCGACACGCGCTGCACCTCCGGCGGCGCCTGCCAGGGGAGCAGCGCCGAGCGCCGGTCAACGCCCGGGTGTGACAGCCAGCTCTTCGCGGAGGACACCAGCCGCGTGGGCACCTTCGCCCCGTGCGAGCGGGCGAAGTCACCCACGATGACGCCCGGCTCGCTGTTCCACGGCAGCCCGAGGCTGCCCTCCGGGAACTCCTGCGCGCTGGGGAGGTAGAGGAAGGAGGGGAGCAGCGGGCGCGCTTCCACGGTGCCGGGCGCCGTCACCTGGGGCACGGGCAGCATGGACTGCGAGGGGCCGCGCGGCTTGCCGTCCTCGAGGTTGAAGTAGGACACCGCGGAGTGCGTGGTGCCCAGGTCGATGCCGATTGCGTATCGGGCCATATCGGTCGGAAACCCCGGGAAGGGGCCTTGTGGTTCCTCGAAGGGAAGGGGACTTCGAAAGATGCGCCGCCTGCTGCCCGGGCGGGCGTCAGGCGAGCTCGACTTCCGCCGGCGCCAGCACGCGCGGCTCCATGGCGGGGCTGACGGTGGGGAACTTCACCTCCGTGGTCACCCAGCCGTGGTGCCGGAGCGTGCCACCATAAGGAGGTTCGCCGGCCACGTTGCCGGTGAGCCGGATGCGCTGCGCGTCGAAGCCCGGCGGCACCGTCACCTTGTCGCCTTCGCCCTGCGGCAGCACCGGCTGGAGTGTCAGGTACTGGTGCACCACCTTGCGGCAGCCCTCATGGACGATACGGGCCGCCGCGCCCACGTCCGCGTCCGGGAAGGCCGCGACGTTCTCCTGCACGAAGTCCAGGAAGCGGCCCTCGCGCTGGAGCATGGCCAGGAGCGAGAGGGCGCTGGCGTGTTCGCGCTCCGGGGGGAGGGGCGCGGGGGCGACGGGCGCCTGCACGGCGGGCGTCTTCACCGGCGGTGGGGCCTGCGTTTCCCCGGACGGAAGCTCCTTGAGCTGGCCGGCGTCATAGGCGCGGCTGGTCGGCAGCACGGCCTGCGCGAATTCGCGGGACACGAGGCAGCGCCAGAAGCACAGCCAGGCGAGCCAGAAGCGGGCGAAGAACGACAGGGAGGCGGACGGGTCGGTCATCGGCCCCGGATAACAAAGCCGGAAGCCTTTGCAATTCGCCAATGGCCTGAAATGCAAAGGGCCTCACGGTTTCCCGTGAGGCCCTTCGGTTCTTCATGGTGGAGGTGGACGGGATCGAACCGACGACCTTCGCATTGCGAACGCGACGCTCTCCCAACTGAGCTACACCCCCATATGGGGACTGCTTGCTGCCTGCTGCGCCTCGCGGGGGTTGGGTCCCGCGAAGTGAGTGGGCTAGTACCGGAGCCTCACCTTGCTGTCAAGCAGCTCGTTTCCAGCACCAACCCTGCGATTGACGTGCCGCACTGTGGATGCCATAAAAACCGCCTTCCGGTAGCGCATCCTTCCCGGCCCATCCGGACACCTTCTGGTTCATGTCCACCTCCCCATCGAAGACGTTGAGCCCCACCGAGCTCGCGAAGCTTGAGCATTCGTTCGCTTCCGACCCCTCCTCGGATGCGTACAAGCCCCTGGCGGAGGCGTACCTCGACCTGGGTCGCTTCATGGAAGCGATGGTCGTCTGCAAGAAGGGCGTCAAGGCGCACCCGACCGCGGCCGATCCCCGCCTCCTGCTGGCCCGCGTCTACGCGGCGCAGAACAAGGACAAGAAGGCGCTCGAAGAGGTGATGGGCGCCCTGCAGGTGCAGCCGGAGGACAAGGCCGCCCTGCGCATGGCGGGCGTGCTGCAGATCAAGGGCGGCGAGCAGGACGTCGGCCGCGCCAGCCTGCTCAAGGCCTACCAGGCGGACCCCGGCGACCCGGAGACCGTCACGCTCCTCCAGCAGTACAAGGTGGAGATCCCCCGCCCCGCGGCGCCCACGCCGGTGCTCGCCCCCGTGGCCGCGCCGCCCCCGGCCGCCGCGGAGGCGCCCGCCGCGGCGACCGTCCCCGTGACCGCCCCGCCCGCCGCGGAAGCGCCCGCCGCCCCGTCCGTGGGCCGCATCAACGCCCCTTCCCAGCAGGCGGCCCGCACGGCGCGCCCCGCGTCGGACTCCGCTCAGCGCCCCGCCCAGCGCCGCCCGCAGGTGGTGGTGGAAGAGGTCGAGGACGACGACGACGAGCCCGCGTCGCGCCGCAAGGGTCCGGCCAAGAGCAACGGCAACAAGATGCTGTCGCTGGTCCTGCTCATCCTCATCCCGCTGTTCGCGGGTGGATACGGCTGGTACTCGGCGCAGGCCAAGAAGCGAGGCCGCGAGCTCAAGAAGAACCTGGACGTCGCCACCGAGCAGCTCAAGCACGACTCGTTCGCCAGCTACAAGAAGGCGTGCGAGGCGGCGGACCTGGCGCTGGAGGTGGACCCCGACTCCACCGCGGCCCACGGCTACCTCGCGTACGCGTACGCCATCCGCTGGGGTGAGCACGGCGGCGGCGACGACGCCCGCCGGCAGGCCGAGGAGCACCTGGCCGCGGCCCAGAAGGGCAAGGAGCTGTCCAGC
The sequence above is drawn from the Corallococcus sp. NCRR genome and encodes:
- a CDS encoding Hsp70 family protein is translated as MRIVGIDLGTTHCAVASVDPGKGSGAPVEDFPLPQLVRQGEVAPRALLPSTVYVPAGHELAPEVLRLPWGDDGGPYVVGELARWQGVRVPGRLVASAKSWLCHPGVDRSAPILPWGAPADVRKLSPVDASALLLTHMARAWDFAHPDEPLSKQEVVITVPASFDEAARALTVSAARKAGLEKFTLLEEPQAAFYDYTARHRSDLEQTLSQVRLVLVVDVGGGTTDFTLVHAGVSPEGPMLRRLAVGDHLMLGGDNMDAALARRMEEKLTQNGRRLSATQWTQAIQAARTAKEELLGRAPPEKYGVSLIGEGSRLLGGTLSTELGRDEAHALVLDGFFPMSPPGDRPRRSARMALQELGLPYVQDPAVTRHLAAFLAQHAAAGFAALGETPSHEGALPRPDAILLNGGVFNSPQISARLIDALSAWWPQAPRIPLLKHESLELAVARGAAYYGLVRRGHGLRIGGGAARAYYVGLQRGPDSAEQPTLCLIPRGFEEGQKVDLGERPFTLTLGRPVQFALYSTTSDRIDKPGDLVPLAEDLKPLPPIHTLLKGASGKVSEVPVHLQAALTEIGTLELFCVSDVADERWRLEFELRGTGGSHELTVTESMPARFAEAKDNVERVYGNKPLPLGPKDVKQLSRTLEKVLGSRETWRVPVLRELWSTLYAGASKRRRSDDHERVFYSLTGFCLRPGFGYPLDGWRAEQTFSLFDALVQHHQDKAVWTEFWVMWRRIAGGLTEGQQQKLYGYLQPHLARRVPPDAPTQGGKLKGIQPEGLDEMIRTAASLEHLAPGDKAEVGRWIAARLKAESRSGGPWAWALGRLGARVPLYGSSHKVVDVETAEAWLELLLSLDLRKVDGAPFAAAQLARLTGDRTRDLDPALRERTAQALVAAKAADTWVRMVREVVALEAADEARALGDTLPAGLRLS
- a CDS encoding Hsp70 family protein, giving the protein MARYAIGIDLGTTHSAVSYFNLEDGKPRGPSQSMLPVPQVTAPGTVEARPLLPSFLYLPSAQEFPEGSLGLPWNSEPGVIVGDFARSHGAKVPTRLVSSAKSWLSHPGVDRRSALLPWQAPPEVQRVSPLDASARYLRHLKEAWDHTFARAQEESGNALSKQEVIVTVPASFDAAARDLTLEAAKAAGIEHITLLEEPQAALYAWLEAMGENFRKQVHPGEVILVVDVGGGTSDFSVITVKDREGDLELLRVAVGDHILLGGDNMDLALAHTLNQRMAADGRKLDAWQFNGLTYGCRQAKETLYADPSVDRVPIAIPGRGSSLIGGTLRTELTREELDRVLTDGFFPVTQVADLPRTARRTGLAQMALPYAQDPAVTKHLAAFLTRQAQALAASTDSPVDVAGKGFLHPTAVLFNGGVFKAGPLKGRVMEVLNQWLAAEGAPPAKELEGADLDLAVARGAAYYGWVRQGHGLRIRGGTARAYYVGVETAMPAVPGMEPPVKALCVAPFGMEEGTQADVPPQEFGLVTGEPTSFRFFASSVRRDDRVGEMVEDVESELASGGLEEVAPIETTLPGQPTPFGDLTPVNLQAAVTEVGTLELRCLEKNGSGRWKLELNVRMKE
- a CDS encoding DUF2760 domain-containing protein, which encodes MTDPSASLSFFARFWLAWLCFWRCLVSREFAQAVLPTSRAYDAGQLKELPSGETQAPPPVKTPAVQAPVAPAPLPPEREHASALSLLAMLQREGRFLDFVQENVAAFPDADVGAAARIVHEGCRKVVHQYLTLQPVLPQGEGDKVTVPPGFDAQRIRLTGNVAGEPPYGGTLRHHGWVTTEVKFPTVSPAMEPRVLAPAEVELA